The genomic stretch CCAATAGCTTTAAAAATTTCAGAGATGGAAAATCAATGAGCTTGCTTTTCCGTTTGGCGAGAAGGTGAATGATGATGGGAACTGAAATGAGTGGCAGAAACCAGAGAAAGATAGGATTTAAAAATGTCATTTTGGGATTCCGAACCGAACTATAACAAACTTGCGAAACTTAATAAAGTACCTGACAAAATGGGTATGAGGAAATTATCGTCCAGATGCATGGGGTAGGCTTCAGCAAGCGTAACAATTCCTGCAATGAGAATATTAATGATAATAGCCTCAGGATAAAATAGTATGAGTATAGTGGTTGTACTGACAAAAAACGCAGTACTTCCCTCAACCGATTTTTTCAAGAATTTATGCTTTCCAAATGGTATTCCTACCAGAGCTGCCAGGGTATCAGATATGGATAGGATTAAAAGCGCAGGAACAGCTATTTCTTTTGGGAATAGAAAGATAGCGACAACCGAACCTGTAAAGACATAGGTTGCTCCTGTTAAATTTTTCTGTTCATGCTGTCTCAGTGCAGATCCAAATATATGCATGAACACTTTTCCGATCTCTGCTGATTTTAATCGTAAAAAATCAACCGTAAGAAAACCCAGGGAAAGAATTATGACTATCTGGAGTGTGAGATGTCTGCCCCCCAGAAACCAATAGGATAATGGGATAATGCTACTGCTTAAATGAATAGCCTTGCGGATGAGTTCATGACTTTGAAGCTTGGATAAACTCATTTACTGGCAGTGGCTAAGCTTTGAAGCAAATTAAAATTTTCCCCTGGAGTGGCATGCTTATTAAAAACGGCTGAACCGGCTACAAAACGGTGTATTCCCTTATCCAATACTGAACCGATAGTGGTTTTGTTGATGCCTCCATCAATTTCAACCAAAACTCCATGGTCCTCAAGGGCCTGGCGCAATCCAGGGAGATCATTAAGAACTTCTGGCATAAATGACTGACCACCAAAACCAGGCACTACTGACATAATGAGTAATTGATCCATGATACCCAAATAGGGTTCTACCAGGGATAACTTTTCATCAGGATTAACAACGAGACCTGCTTTTGCCCCCAGCGACCGTATGTTTTTCAAGGTGTCTTCAACAGAGTTACAGGTTGATGGATGTACCAGGACAATATCAGCACCGGCTTCAATAAAATTCTCAATGTAAAGGTCAGGCTCTGAAATCATAAGATGGGCTTCCAGAATCATGTCTGTCATTTTGCGGATGGCCTTGACCACAATAGGTCCAAAGGTCAAATTGGGAACATAGTGACCATCCATGACATCCAGATGCAATACTTCCCCACCACTAGCTGCAACAGAATTTATTTGCTCCCCCAGTCTTGAAAAATCGGCTGAAAGAACAGAGGGTGAAATTTGAGCTCGCATATTGATTGCCACTAGAAGCCGTCCGTAATCATAAGGTCTACTGAAATAACTCTTTCTCGGGGAAATTCTCTTCCGGCAACTACTGATTGTGAGACAACTGTATTGGGCAGTAATTCTGAATCTTCAGTAGTTTGAACATTTCCCACTGTAAATCCTTCAGATTCCAGGATTCGTCTGGCTTCGTCCAGCCCTTTGTTGCGTAAATCAGGCATTGTTTTCTTTAGATTTCTTTTCCCTAGACTTACTGTGATTACGATAGAATCACCAGGAGCTACAGGCATGCCAGCCAGCACGGATTGCTTCATCACAACAGTCCGTTCGTATAGATCTGAAGAATCTCTCCTGGTTTCAACCAGAACCAAACCCAGGCGATCAATTGCAATTGTAGCCTGTCTTTCTGTAAAAGCGATAAGGTCGAGCATCTCAAGTTTTGCTGGTGGCAGGTTGATCGTGAGTTGAATTTTTCGGTTTTCCTTCACCATTTGACCGGCTTCAGGATACTGGTCCATAATAAATCTGCTGGGAATATCTCTTCTGAAAATGGTATCCTTAATGGTCCATTCCAGTGTCCGTTCTTTGAGTATTTTGGTGGCCTGATCCAGATCAGTATGAGTTAGACTGGGGACCCGAATCTCATTATTCCAGTTCACATACAGGGGTAGAATGACATTATTGAAGGCCAGTGCAGCCACAATACCGATACCCATAAAAATGAAAAAATAGTCTCTAATAAATTTCATAGCGCTTTTCTAATTTTTACTGCGAACATTCCATCCATATCATGACGCCACGGTAATGTAGACAACGCACCTCTTTCATCAATGTATGGTTTCAGGTTTTCATGTTCAATAGCTTCAACACTGGCCTGATCTAAATGTTCTAGTACCGAATCAATTAACTCCCAATTTTCATCAGGTTCCAGGGTACAGGTGGCATATACCAGTAAACCACCAGGTGCTAAATATTTCCAGCTATTTGTGAGAATATTTGATTGAATACCAGTCAGAGATATGATATCCAAAGCTTGACGTTTCCACCTGGCATCAGGACGGCGATTTAAGACCCCAGTTCCAGAACAAGGTACGTCTAAGAGGATTTTGTTGGCTGCTGGCAATGGTGCAACGGCCGCATCCAATTCAAGTACTTCAATCTGTTTCAACCCCAGCCGTAAAATATTCTCCCGCACTTTTGCCAATCTTGAGTGGCTGGCATCGCAGGCGATTATTTTCGCCTGTCCCCCAGACAGTTCAGAGATAAATGCCATTTTTCCACCTGGTGCTGAACAGGCATCAACTATGGTATCCCCTGATTCAGGATCGATTAAGGATGCAACAAGACCAGCTGCAAGATCCTGGAATGAAAACCATCCCCCATGAAATTCTTTTGTGCTAAACAGGGATGAGGCGCTTCCTATTTCGTAGAACACATCTAAGACATCTGATTTTTTATGTTTTATATCCAAACCATCCAGAAAAGACTCAAAATCTTCAGCACCTACAATTTGAATATTTCGTCTGATCCATGTTTTGGGAGCCGTATTGTTATGGCTACATAGGGCAGACACTTCATCAAGTGGATACCTGGATATCCATTTTTCCAGAAGCCACTGAGGATGTGAGGTCTCAATGGATAATCGGTCCATCTCATCTTCGTAGTGGTTCAATAAATCTTTGAGTTCCAGTGATTGAATTTTACGGAGAACTGCATTCACAAGCCCGCTGGCCTGAGATTGTTTAACCTTTCTGCTCAAGGCAACCGTTTCATTGATGGCTGCGTGTTCAGAAGTCTGCATGTATTTGAGCTGAAATGCTCCCATGCGGAGGAGACTCTTAACTGAGTGTTGAGCTTTGCGGTAGCGACCTTTAAAGGCCATCTCAATCCAGGCATCCAACTGGAGTTTCATCCGCGTCACACCATAGACCAGCTCCATAATCCAGCGTTTTTCCTGTTGTGTTAGTTCACCTTGCTGGAGAAAGGTGGAGAGGAGCTCATCAATTCCTGTTGATTGGTCCTTCTCAGCTGCTAGAAGCGCCTTATAGGCCAATTCGCGTGGTGAACTAGCCAAGCGTTTCACCAATTTCAATTGGATATCCACGCAGATATGATGCTACATCCATCGCTTTTTTACTCTCGGGCTGGATGGACACAATCTCAAGCGCATCTTCCTGGCAAGCGACTGTAAAGGAATCGTCTGATATGTTAATAATAGTGCCTGGAATCCCATGACCTGCAACCTTCCGGGATGACAATATTTTAAGCAGAGCACCATCTCGATAGGTGTAGGCACCTGGTGTGGGTGCAAATGCCCTGATTCGATTGTGACACTGCTCAGCACTTTCATCGAAGTGTAAAAGTCGGGTTTCTGAAGTAACTTTTGGAGCTGGACTCGCCAGGCTATTGTCCTGCTCACCGGCAAGAGCGGTACCCATGGAAATAAGGTTGGTAGTCTCCACGACCAGGTCAGCACCCAAATTACATAATTTTGTATACAGAGTATGCAGATTGTCTTCTGGAAGGATAGGAGTCGTCGCCTGCATGATAATATTTCCAGTATCCACTTTTCGCTTTAGAAAAAATGTGGTTAGACCCGTTTCAGAATCCCCATTCAAAAGCGCCCAGTAAATGGGGGCCGCTCCCCGATATTTGGGGAGCAGGGAAGCATGGAGATTGAAAGATCCATATTTGGGGAGGGTGAAGACTGCCTCGGGCAAGATTCTAAAGGCCACCACAACAATCACATCGGGGGCATATCCTTTGAGAGTCTCAATAAAATCAGGCTCTGTGAGTTTTTCTGGCTGGAGTATTGGCAGATTGTATTCCAGGGCAGCTGATTTAACAGCAGAAGGCCTCTCGCGCCGCCCTCTGCCCTGCTGCTTGTCTGGAACTGTTACAACAGCCTGGATAGAGTGGGGGCTCTCGTTCAAGGCTTTGAGAGCAGGTACTGCAAAATCAGGCGTTCCCATGAAGATTACTTTTAATGGTGTTGAATTATTCATAATGTTTCAGACCATATTGCCTCAATTAAGAGGACAGGCAGCTGGCTCAAGTTCCAGTCCAACCATGAGTAGCACTTGTTATTGATGGGGTGCTCAGGCTACTCTAGAGCTCAAAGTTTTCAGATGCTTCGACTTCTATTTCCCCGCTGGCAATCTTTTTAAGCGTTTTCTTGAGAAGTGATTTCTTCAATGAGCTCAAGTGATCAATAAAAAGTGTCTTTTCTAGATGATCATACTCATGTTGAATGACTCTGGCGAGGTAACCGTCAATTTCTTCATCGAAGTGTTTGCCATTCATATCCTGATAGGTAATTCTGATACTGGTTGGACGGGTAACAATTTCACGCACGGTAGGAACGCTTAGACAACCTTCTTCGTACTCATCGTTCTCATCGCCAAACTCAATAATCTGGGGATTGACAAAGACTCGTCTACCCTCTTCCTCATCTATGGGAGAAAGATCGATAACAAATAGTCGAATGGATTTATCAACCTGTGGTGCGGCCAAACCAATTCCTTCCGCGGCATACATGGTTTCAAACATATTGGCGACAATTTTCCTCAAATCGTCATCAATCTGAGGAATCTTCTCAGTCTTTGTCCTGAGGACTTGCTTGCCGTAGGTTTGAATTTGGTACACCATAGAAACTATTTGGTTTTCACCGTAGTGACGGCAGATCTTCCAACATGTAATTTGGTATCAGTAGCTGTTTTCACCAAAAGAATATCATTGTCTTTGATACCTTCGATGGTGCCATGAATTCCGCCAGCGGTGACAATATGGTCACCCTTCTTGAGTTCTGTGCGCATTTTTTCAGCCTCTTTTGCACGTTTCGTCTGAGGTCTGATGAGTAAAAAGTAGAATACACCGAACATCAGTATAATAGGGAGGAAACTCAAGATTGGGTTTCCAGCTTCTCCGCCTGATGGGGATGCCATAAGCATAATGTTTGCAATCATAATAATGTTAAAACTCCTCTATAATTAAAAAAACCTCGACAATCTAAACGAGGGTTAAGATCATTCCAACCTGCAACAACTATGCAGCACATTAATTCCTGATAATTGATGACCCATAATACAAGGTCAACAGGAAATGCTGCAACTAATGTGTAAAGCTACAATATTTCGAGGCAGTCTTCCCACCACGCTCCAAAACTCCGTGTTTTATGGACGATGGCTTCAATGCTACAAAGCGCTGGAGCGACTGCAACTGTGGTCTCCACGGCTTTATAGCGCACATCCATTTCAATCCATAACGCATCAAGTTGGTTAGTAGCCTGGTTGGCAACAGCAGCAGCGGCACCGAAGGCGAATCCGAGATCTTCATTTTCACTATTACGATGTCCCAGGATCCTGATTTTAAGCGTTCTCCCGTACATAATATCATCAACCACCTCAGCGGAAATGATGGTTGGAGCCGTTCTATTCCTGGCAAAATATTTTTCTACGGTACTGGCTAAATATCGATCCTGAATCTGGGCAGAGAGCAGGATTGGGAGTAGCATCAAGATTGAAAATAAATATTTGAAGTGTCTATTCAATGGACGACCCTTTCATAGGTAATTTTTGCGGTGCATGGTACAATTATAGGCTGAGTTTACATCAATAAGCCATGAATATCAAATAATTATTTTGACAAACACTATGGCAGTATTCCAAACGAAATAGTGCCCTTTTTACCTTGATTATCATTCAATAATCACTTGCAGCCGTATCGTTTGAATCTATATTAAACAGTAATGATTACTACTTAATTAAATGGGGTGAACCCAAAACAACTAGAGGGAGAAATAAATCATATGTTAGTTACAAGACCAGCACCAGATTTTAAAGCAACCGCCATCATGGGCGATAATTCATTTAAAGAGATCAGTTTAGCTGATTATAAAGGCAAAAAAGTTGTCTTATTCTTTTATCCCCTGGATTTCACATTTGTATGTCCAACTGAGATTCTAGCTTTTAACCACCGTCTCGCAGACTTTGAAAAGCGTGGTGTGCAGGTAATCGGCTGTTCAGTTGATTCAAAGTGGAGCCACTTTGGCTGGAAGAACACTGAGATTAAAAAAGGTGGTATCGGTGATATTCAGTATCCGATTCTTGCTGATATTGAAAAGAAAATTGCCAGATCATATGATGTACTCAAAGGAGCTACACCGGCAGCCGTCTTAACTGAAGATGGTGAAGAAGAAACCACAGTTAATGGCGATGTTGCTTTGAGAGCTTCTTTCCTGATTGATGAGGAAGGCATTGTTCGTCACGCTGTAATCAATGATTTGCCCCTGGGTAGAAATGTTGATGAGATGCTGCGTATGGTTGATGCACTTGCTTTTAACCAGGAACATGGTGAAGTTTGTCCTGCTGGATGGCAGGAAGGTGATGACACAATGCAGGAGAATTTTGCTGGTGTCGCATCTTATCTGGAGAAAAACGCAGATAAGCTCTAAATCACAGCTCCACAAAAATAAAAAGAGGCTGTCCAAAAGGGCGGTCTCTTTTTTTATTATACAGGTAAAACCGAGTTAACTCGCTCTAAAGTTGACTTCAAAGATGTGCCAATTGAGTATATGGACCACGCCAGGGCTTTAATTTACTCTCACAACGAATCTATCTACACCCTATGGGTTTTGATAGACAAGTCTGACGAAGAACACGAATCTACATAAGGCTATTCGTTCTTTTCGTTTACTTCGTTGTAAAAAAGTGGGAGTTAAGCTGTTTGCCTTGGTTGTATCCAATTCCTTAATGAAAATGAATCTCTATGGATACTACTCGTGACATTTTAGAGAACTCCGAACCAAACATTCCTATATACCAAAAGAGGCTGTCTCAGAATTTGAGACAGCCTCTTTTTAATGGAAAATAGGTGGCCGATTAAACAGTCATGATATCTTCTTCTTTGGACTTAACCGCAGAATCAATTTCTTTGATATATTTGTCGGTCATTTCCTGAACATTTGCTGTGGCTCTTTTAGAATTGTCTTCTGAAATCTCAGAATCCTTTTCAGCCTTTTTGATATGATCATTGGCATCCCGGCGAACATTACGAACGCCAACTCGACCTTCTTCGGCCAGCTTATGCATGTGCCGGATAAGCTCCTGGCGACGTTCATCATTTAGAGCAGGAATGGGAATGCGAATATTGACCCCATCATTTGCTGGATTTAAGCCCAGATCAGCTGCCATGATTGCTTTTTCAATCTCAGCCATAAGACTTTTATCCCAGGGCTGGACGACGATGAGTCGCGGTTCTGGAACGCTTAAATTTGCGACTTGATTCAGAGGGGTTGGATTACCATAGTAGGGAACTTTAATGTGCTCTACAAGGGTCACAGAGGCTCTGGCGCTACGTAAACCAGTAAACTCATGTTTGACATGCTCCACAGACATACTCATTCTATGATCGACATCTTTAAACAACTCATTCAGCATGATTACCTCCTACTACAGATCCAATGGCAGCGCCTTGTATCACTTTTAATAAATTTCCTGGAATTTCCATATTAAAGACATGAACCGCAAGATTATTTTCGCGACACAGCGCGAAAGCAGTCTGATCCATTACACGCAAATTTTTATTCATTACTTCATCATAACTTAAATGGGGTAAATATTCAGCGTCTGGGTCCTTTTCGGGATCGGCTGAATAAATACCCTCTACTCTCGTTCCCTTTAGGAGAACATCTGCTTCGATTTCGACACCCCTTAGGGCAGCAGCAGTATCTGTGGTAAAGAAGGGATTGCCCGTACCTGCAGCAAATATGACAACTTTTCCTGATTCCAGTTCCTGAATCGCTTTTCTCTGGGAGAAAGGTGCAGCAATTTCATTCATTTCTATGGCTGTCAGGACACTGGCCTTCATTCCCCTGCGTTTAATGGCATCCCCCAAAGCAACTGCATTGATCACGGTTGCTAACATACCCATATGGTCAGCTGCAACCCGATTCATATCTTTGGCTTTTTGAGAGAGTCCACGGAAGATGTTACCTCCCCCGATGACGATGCCAACCTCTACACCCAGGTCTACAACAGCCTGGAGGTCTGAGGTCATCTGATCCAGGACATGTGTATCAATAGAAAGAGCCGAATCACCTGCAAGCGATTCACCACTTAGTTTAAGGAGTATACGCTTGTAGATCGATCCGGCTGACATATTTCCGCCTATATTTTATAGGATTATTCTGCGCTGGCGACGGACTCTCCGACTGCAAAACGCTGAAAGCGTGTTACAGACATATTTTCACCAAGGGATGAGATAGTCTCATTTAGCAGATCAGTAATGGTTCTTTCTGGATCTTTTACATAGGGCTGTTCCATGAGAACAACTTCTTTATAGTATTTTTCCAAACGACCAGTCACAATTTTTTCAACAATGGCTTCAGGTTTGCCTTCATTCAAGGCTTGTACTTTGAAGATTTCTGCCTCTTTATCTAAAGCTTCAGTAGAAACCTGCTCACGTTTGACAACCTCGGGACCTGCAGCAGCAATATGCATGGCAATGCTATGGCCTAATTCCAAAAATTGGTCAGTCTTGGCAACAAAATCAGTCTCACAGGCGATTTCAACCAGAGCCCCAAGCTTACCACCAGCATGGATATAGCTGAAAACCAGACCTTCTTTGGTGGTGCGGCCGGCTTTTTTGGCAGCCTTTGCCATCCCTTTTTTACGAAGGAGTTCGATTGCCTTTTCAATATTTCCATCGGCTTCAGCAAGTGCTGTTTTGCACTCCATCATGCCGACACCAGTTTTATCACGCAGCTCTTTTACCGCAGCAGCTGTTATAGCCATTCTACATATTCTCCAGGTTTAAATTTTCGGGTCTTAAGCGGTTACTTCTTCAGTTTCTTTTACGTTGGAAATGCCTTTTGCTTCAAGAATTGCATCAGCAAGGGTTCCCATAAGTAATCGAACTGCCTGAATGGAGTCATCATTTGCTGGAATCGGAATATCAACTTTACGAGGATCAGTATTTGTATCAACAACAGCTACAATTGGAATTTCCAGTCTAAGAGCCTCAGCAATAGCGATGGTCTCTTTTTTTGCGTCGACAACAATGACTACATCAGGAAGACGGCGCATATCCTTGATACCACGATGCTGTGTCTGCAAACGATTTCGTTCACGGGTCCGCATCAGCAGCTCTTTTTTAGTCAAGGTCTCTGCAATGCCACTGGTTTCATCTTTTTCAAGTAAATGTAAGCGTTTGATAGATTTTTTTATGGTCATGAAGTTTGTCAGCGTACCACCTAACCAACGTTCAGTTACATGGAACATACCACAGCGATCAGCTTCCTCTTCGACAACGGTCTTTGCAGCTTTTTTCGTGGCTACGAAAAGAACTGATCCACCTTTTTTAACTGTCGAGCTTACCAGATCAACAGCTTTATTCAGCTGTTCAATGGTCTTGTACAGATCAATGATGTGAACACCATTTTTCTTGGTGAAGATATAGTCAGCCATGTTTGGGTCCCAGTTACTGGTCATATGACCAAAATGGGCTCCGGAAGCGAGTAAATCCTCTAGCGAAATATTGCGCATTAAAACTCCTGAAAAAACTTTTTAACGTTTTGAGAACTGATAGGCTTTACGAGCACCGGCCAAACCGTATTTTTTACGCTCTTTCTTACGAGCATCACGGGTCAGCAGACCGGCTTTTTTCAGCACGGGCCTTAGTTCATTATTATCACCCTGCAGAGCACGTGAAATACCATGCCGAATTGCATAAGCCTGTCCGGACAATCCACCACCATTAACATTAATAGAGATATCATATCGACCTGAATTCTCCGTTAACTCTAATGCCTCGTGAACAATCATCCTCAGTGTTTTACGACCGAAATATTCATCCAGCTCACGATTGTTAACTTTAATAATGCCCTTGCCAGGGGTCATATAAACGCGAGCAATTGAGCTTTTGCGTTTTCCAGTGGCATAAAATGTAGTTGATGTACTCATGGACTAGCCTACCTCGAGTGGTTTTGGTTGTTGTGCCTCATGAGGATGAGAATCACCCTTATAAATTTTCAGCTTCTTGATCTGGGCACGACCAAGACGGTTATGTGGGAGCATACCCTTTACTGCATGTTCGAGAATCCGCTCTGGATGTTTCTCGCGCAATTGCTTCAAGGATGTAAACCGAGCTCCACCTGGATAGCCACTATGGCGAAAATAAGTTTTTTGTTCTTCTTTATTTCCTGTGACACGAATTTTTTCTGCATTTGTAACAACGATAAAATCACCGCTGTCAAGGTGGGGAACAAATGTTGGTTTATGCTTTCCCCTCAGGATTTGAGCAATCGTAGTTGAGAGTCTGCCGAGCGTTTTATCAGTTGCATCGACAATCCACCACTCTCTTACGATTTCACTTGCTTTTACATTATACGTTTTCAATTCTATTCCTTCTCATTCTGGATCTATGACCATCTATGGTCACAAAAAAGCGACCTAATCTAAACGGCGCCCTGTGGCATGTCAAACATAATTTCCCAGTTAAAAAATCCAGATTTTTCAGGCACTTGCCGGTGTTTTCAAGCTTATCTCAAAGCTGGTGCCCTGCCCTGGAGCAGACTCCACAGAAATATCTCCCTGATGGTATTCACGGACGATGCGTTCGACGAGACTCAGACCCAGACCCCAACCCCGTTTTTTTGAGCTCCACCCTGGCCTGAAGATGT from Candidatus Neomarinimicrobiota bacterium encodes the following:
- a CDS encoding phosphatidate cytidylyltransferase; its protein translation is MSLSKLQSHELIRKAIHLSSSIIPLSYWFLGGRHLTLQIVIILSLGFLTVDFLRLKSAEIGKVFMHIFGSALRQHEQKNLTGATYVFTGSVVAIFLFPKEIAVPALLILSISDTLAALVGIPFGKHKFLKKSVEGSTAFFVSTTTILILFYPEAIIINILIAGIVTLAEAYPMHLDDNFLIPILSGTLLSFASLL
- the rpe gene encoding ribulose-phosphate 3-epimerase — protein: MRAQISPSVLSADFSRLGEQINSVAASGGEVLHLDVMDGHYVPNLTFGPIVVKAIRKMTDMILEAHLMISEPDLYIENFIEAGADIVLVHPSTCNSVEDTLKNIRSLGAKAGLVVNPDEKLSLVEPYLGIMDQLLIMSVVPGFGGQSFMPEVLNDLPGLRQALEDHGVLVEIDGGINKTTIGSVLDKGIHRFVAGSAVFNKHATPGENFNLLQSLATASK
- a CDS encoding PASTA domain-containing protein, whose translation is MKFIRDYFFIFMGIGIVAALAFNNVILPLYVNWNNEIRVPSLTHTDLDQATKILKERTLEWTIKDTIFRRDIPSRFIMDQYPEAGQMVKENRKIQLTINLPPAKLEMLDLIAFTERQATIAIDRLGLVLVETRRDSSDLYERTVVMKQSVLAGMPVAPGDSIVITVSLGKRNLKKTMPDLRNKGLDEARRILESEGFTVGNVQTTEDSELLPNTVVSQSVVAGREFPRERVISVDLMITDGF
- the rsmB gene encoding 16S rRNA (cytosine(967)-C(5))-methyltransferase RsmB, which translates into the protein MASSPRELAYKALLAAEKDQSTGIDELLSTFLQQGELTQQEKRWIMELVYGVTRMKLQLDAWIEMAFKGRYRKAQHSVKSLLRMGAFQLKYMQTSEHAAINETVALSRKVKQSQASGLVNAVLRKIQSLELKDLLNHYEDEMDRLSIETSHPQWLLEKWISRYPLDEVSALCSHNNTAPKTWIRRNIQIVGAEDFESFLDGLDIKHKKSDVLDVFYEIGSASSLFSTKEFHGGWFSFQDLAAGLVASLIDPESGDTIVDACSAPGGKMAFISELSGGQAKIIACDASHSRLAKVRENILRLGLKQIEVLELDAAVAPLPAANKILLDVPCSGTGVLNRRPDARWKRQALDIISLTGIQSNILTNSWKYLAPGGLLVYATCTLEPDENWELIDSVLEHLDQASVEAIEHENLKPYIDERGALSTLPWRHDMDGMFAVKIRKAL
- a CDS encoding methionyl-tRNA formyltransferase — translated: MNNSTPLKVIFMGTPDFAVPALKALNESPHSIQAVVTVPDKQQGRGRRERPSAVKSAALEYNLPILQPEKLTEPDFIETLKGYAPDVIVVVAFRILPEAVFTLPKYGSFNLHASLLPKYRGAAPIYWALLNGDSETGLTTFFLKRKVDTGNIIMQATTPILPEDNLHTLYTKLCNLGADLVVETTNLISMGTALAGEQDNSLASPAPKVTSETRLLHFDESAEQCHNRIRAFAPTPGAYTYRDGALLKILSSRKVAGHGIPGTIINISDDSFTVACQEDALEIVSIQPESKKAMDVASYLRGYPIEIGETLG
- the def gene encoding peptide deformylase, whose amino-acid sequence is MVYQIQTYGKQVLRTKTEKIPQIDDDLRKIVANMFETMYAAEGIGLAAPQVDKSIRLFVIDLSPIDEEEGRRVFVNPQIIEFGDENDEYEEGCLSVPTVREIVTRPTSIRITYQDMNGKHFDEEIDGYLARVIQHEYDHLEKTLFIDHLSSLKKSLLKKTLKKIASGEIEVEASENFEL
- the yajC gene encoding preprotein translocase subunit YajC → MIANIMLMASPSGGEAGNPILSFLPIILMFGVFYFLLIRPQTKRAKEAEKMRTELKKGDHIVTAGGIHGTIEGIKDNDILLVKTATDTKLHVGRSAVTTVKTK
- a CDS encoding peroxiredoxin — protein: MLVTRPAPDFKATAIMGDNSFKEISLADYKGKKVVLFFYPLDFTFVCPTEILAFNHRLADFEKRGVQVIGCSVDSKWSHFGWKNTEIKKGGIGDIQYPILADIEKKIARSYDVLKGATPAAVLTEDGEEETTVNGDVALRASFLIDEEGIVRHAVINDLPLGRNVDEMLRMVDALAFNQEHGEVCPAGWQEGDDTMQENFAGVASYLEKNADKL
- the frr gene encoding ribosome recycling factor: MLNELFKDVDHRMSMSVEHVKHEFTGLRSARASVTLVEHIKVPYYGNPTPLNQVANLSVPEPRLIVVQPWDKSLMAEIEKAIMAADLGLNPANDGVNIRIPIPALNDERRQELIRHMHKLAEEGRVGVRNVRRDANDHIKKAEKDSEISEDNSKRATANVQEMTDKYIKEIDSAVKSKEEDIMTV
- a CDS encoding UMP kinase → MSAGSIYKRILLKLSGESLAGDSALSIDTHVLDQMTSDLQAVVDLGVEVGIVIGGGNIFRGLSQKAKDMNRVAADHMGMLATVINAVALGDAIKRRGMKASVLTAIEMNEIAAPFSQRKAIQELESGKVVIFAAGTGNPFFTTDTAAALRGVEIEADVLLKGTRVEGIYSADPEKDPDAEYLPHLSYDEVMNKNLRVMDQTAFALCRENNLAVHVFNMEIPGNLLKVIQGAAIGSVVGGNHAE
- the tsf gene encoding translation elongation factor Ts: MAITAAAVKELRDKTGVGMMECKTALAEADGNIEKAIELLRKKGMAKAAKKAGRTTKEGLVFSYIHAGGKLGALVEIACETDFVAKTDQFLELGHSIAMHIAAAGPEVVKREQVSTEALDKEAEIFKVQALNEGKPEAIVEKIVTGRLEKYYKEVVLMEQPYVKDPERTITDLLNETISSLGENMSVTRFQRFAVGESVASAE
- the rpsB gene encoding 30S ribosomal protein S2, producing MRNISLEDLLASGAHFGHMTSNWDPNMADYIFTKKNGVHIIDLYKTIEQLNKAVDLVSSTVKKGGSVLFVATKKAAKTVVEEEADRCGMFHVTERWLGGTLTNFMTIKKSIKRLHLLEKDETSGIAETLTKKELLMRTRERNRLQTQHRGIKDMRRLPDVVIVVDAKKETIAIAEALRLEIPIVAVVDTNTDPRKVDIPIPANDDSIQAVRLLMGTLADAILEAKGISNVKETEEVTA
- the rpsI gene encoding 30S ribosomal protein S9 — protein: MSTSTTFYATGKRKSSIARVYMTPGKGIIKVNNRELDEYFGRKTLRMIVHEALELTENSGRYDISINVNGGGLSGQAYAIRHGISRALQGDNNELRPVLKKAGLLTRDARKKERKKYGLAGARKAYQFSKR
- the rplM gene encoding 50S ribosomal protein L13, translating into MKTYNVKASEIVREWWIVDATDKTLGRLSTTIAQILRGKHKPTFVPHLDSGDFIVVTNAEKIRVTGNKEEQKTYFRHSGYPGGARFTSLKQLREKHPERILEHAVKGMLPHNRLGRAQIKKLKIYKGDSHPHEAQQPKPLEVG